The DNA window TCTGAAGAAATTGTGCGCATGATTTCTGCAAAGAAAAATGAGCCAAGTTGGATGACCGAATGGCGTTTAGAATCTTTCAGAATTTGGCAAAAAATGGAAGAGCCAGATTGGGCAAATATTAAATATGAAAAACCTGATTTTCAGGCGATTAAGTATTACGCTGCTCCGAAAGTAAAGCCAGAATTGGCAAGCTTAGATGAAGTAGATCCAGAATTACTGAAAACTTTTGCGAAGTTAGGAATCAATATCGAAGAACAAAAGCGTTTAGCTGGAGTTGCAGTAGATATTGTGATGGATTCGGTTTCTGTGAAAACTACTTTCCAAGCAACTTTGAAAGAAAAAGGAATTATTTTCTGCTCTATTTCTGAAGCGATTAAAGAATATCCTGAGTTGGTTCAAAAATATATTGGAAAAGTTGTTCCAAGAGGAGACAATTTCTATGCAGCTTTAAACTCTGCTGTATTTTCAGACGGAAGTTTCTGCTACATTCCGAAAGGTGTAAAATGTCCGATGGAACTTTCTACTTATTTCAGAATTAATCAGGCAGGAACTGGTCAGTTCGAGAGAACTTTGGTGATTGCCGATGAAGGTAGTTACGTTTCTTATTTGGAAGGTTGTACTGCTCCAGCTCGTGATGAAAACCAATTGCACGCTGCTGTGGTAGAATTGATTGCGATGGACAATGCAGAAATTAAATATTCTACCGTACAAAACTGGTTTCCAGGAGACGAAAACGGAAAAGGTGGAGTGTATAACTTTGTGACTAAGAGAGGTTTATGCGAAAAAAATGCTAAAATTTCTTGGACTCAAGTAGAAACAGGTTCTGCGGTAACATGGAAATATCCTTCTTGTATTTTGAAAGGTGATAATTCTGTTGGCGAATTTTATTCGATTGCAGTGACTAATAATCATCAGTATGCAGATACTGGAACCAAGATGATTCACATTGGTAAAAACACCAAATCTACGATTATTTCTAAAGGAATTTCGGCAGGGAAATCTAATAATTCTTATCGTGGTTTGGTGAAAGTTATGCCTTCTGCAAAAGGTGCGAGAAACTTTTCACAGTGTGATTCTCTTTTGATGGGGAATGAATGTGGAGCGCACACTTTTCCTTACATCGAAATCAAAGATCCAACTGCACAATTAGAACACGAAGCTACAACTTCTAAAATTGGTGAAGACCAAATTTTCTACTGTAACCAAAGAGGAATTGATACAGAAAAAGCCATCGCATTGATTGTAAATGGTTTCAGTAAAGAAGTTTTGAACAAATTACCAATGGAATTTGCGATTGAAGCACAGAAATTATTAGAAATTTCATTAGAAGGTTCTGTAGGATAATCTTTAAATAAGAAAATATACAAAATGTTAAAAATAAATAACTTACACGCCAAAATTGAAGACGGCGTAGAAATTCTGAAAGGAATTAATTTAGAAATAAAACCAGGCGAGGTTCACGCGATTATGGGACCAAATGGTGCAGGAAAATCTACCCTTTCTTCTGTTATTGCAGGAAAAGAAGATTACGAAGTTACTGATGGAGAAATTCTTTTCGAAGGAGAAGATATTATAGAAGATGCTCCTGAAGAAAGAGCACACAAAGGAATTTTCCTTTCTTTCCAATATCCAGTAGAAATTCCGGGAGTTACGGTGACTAATTTCATCAAAGCAGCACTTAACGAAACCAGAAAAGCAAATGGTTTAGAAGATATGCCTGCTAAAGAAATGTTGGCCTTAGTTCGTGAAAAATCAGAATTATTAGGAATTAAAAAAGACTTCCTTTCTCGTTCATTGAATGAAGGTTTTTCTGGTGGCGAAAAGAAAAGAAATGAAATTTTCCAAATGATGATGCTTAATCCTAAATTGGCTATTCTTGATGAAACCGATTCAGGTTTGGATATTGACGCACTGAGAATCGTAGCTGATGGTGTAAATGCTTTCAAAAATGAAGGAAATGCAGTGCTATTAATTACGCACTACCAAAGATTATTAAACTACATTCAGCCAGATTTTGTACACGTTTTAGCAGACGGAAAAATCATTAAAACGGGTGATAAATCTCTCGCGTTAGAACTCGAAGAAAAAGGATACGATTGGCTCTTAAAATAATGAAAATTGTAAATTAAAATGAGTTTATTCGAACAAATAGAACTTCAAAAAGCTTCACTTTCTAGGAGCAAACTTCAGGCTTTAGAACAATTCTTGAGCGCAGGTTTTCCTACCAAAAAAGACGAAGAATACAAATATACCAACCTGAAGGAAATTGTAGAAAAAGATTACAATTTTTCTGCTTCAGAGCACCATTCTATCAGCAAAAAACAATTGGATGAACTTCACCTTGGCGAAGAACATTTCGATTTTATTGTTTTTGTGAATGGAAAATTACACAAAGAATTATCGAATATTTCTGTAGAAAATGCTGAGTTTTTAACCTTGAATTATGCACTTTCTCACGAATCTTATTCAGAAATTATTAAAAATCACTTCAATACAATTGCTAATCAAGATTTAGCTTTTTGTAATCTTAATGAAGCACTTCATGAGAATGGTTTCTTCCTTCTCGTTCCGAAAAATGTGGTGATAGAAAAGCCAATTCATGTTTTCTATCTTTCTCAAAGTCAAGAACAGAACACTTTCTATAATACCAGAAATTTATTGGTAGTAGAAGAAGGTGCGAAAGTAGAAGTGATAGAATCTCATCATAATTTTGATGAAACTTACGTGTTTACCAACTCTGTAACCGAAATTTTTGCAGGCAAAAACGCAAAAGCAGATTGGCACAAATTGCAAAATGATTCTGATACTTCTTATTTGGTAGACCACACTTTTGCGAAGCAAGAAAGAGATTCTTTGGCAACCGTAAATACATTTTCTTTCGGTGGAAAATTGGTGAGAAACAATCTAGATTTCATTCATAACGGAGAAAACATCAACTCGTTTATGAACGGAATTACCATTATTGGTGGGGAACAACTAGTTGACCATCACACTGCGGTTCATCATAACCAACCGAATTGTGAATCTTATCAGAATTACAAAGGTGTTTTCAAAGATAAAGCGCATGGCGTTTTTAACGGAAAAGTTTTTGTAGATAAAATTGCTCAAAAGACCAATGCTTATCAGCAAAACAATAATATTTTGTTAGACGAAGGTGCTACAATTGATACGAAACCTCAGTTAGAAATTTTCGCAGATGATGTAAAATGTTCTCACGGTTGTACGGTTGGTCAGCTGAATGAAGATGCTTTATTTTATCTAAGAGCGAGAGGAATTTCTAAAAAAGAAGCACAAGCATTGTTATTATACGCTTTTGCGAATGATGCGATGCAAAACATTGATATTGAGCCTTTAAAGTTGAAAATTTCTAAACTTTTGGCTGAAAAATTAGAAGTAGAAATTGCTTTTGAAGATTTAGATTAAAATTCATATTTTCGTTAAGAAATGAATTTAGAACAAGTTAATTTACATCTTAATGCTTATAAAGAAAGTAACCAAATTTTAGATGCAGCCAAGTATCTGATTAGAAATTTCGACTTAGAACATGAGAATTTTGCAGGTTTTGCGTTCAGAGATGAACTGAAAAATGATGGACTTTTATTAACTGCAGAAGGAGAAATAGGAGAAAAACAAATCGTAAAAATTCCTAGAAATTTGTTTGATTTTGATATCAAATTGGTTTTGAATATGGTGGCTCACGAAATGCTTCATGTTCGTCAAAAAGACCCAAATTCTCTAGTGGAAGATAAAAATGAAAGAGAATTTCAAGCTTATTATGAAATGCTTTTTCATAAAGTTTTTCCACAAATTCCTGAGCTTTCGCCTTTTTACATTAAACAATTTGGTGGTAAAGCTTTAGAATATTACAAAAGAATGGGAGAAGGTTCTGAATTGCAGCAGAAATATGCCGAACAGAAAAAAGAAGTGGAGGAACTTATATCTGTTCAACCATAATTTTAAAAAAAACTAAAACCAACCAAAATGATAAAAAATATTCCGATAGAAAAAGTGCTTTTTCTGGATATAGAAAC is part of the Cloacibacterium normanense genome and encodes:
- the sufB gene encoding Fe-S cluster assembly protein SufB, which translates into the protein MAKYTEDDLREDLKTKEYEAGFYTDIEYEDFPTGLSEEIVRMISAKKNEPSWMTEWRLESFRIWQKMEEPDWANIKYEKPDFQAIKYYAAPKVKPELASLDEVDPELLKTFAKLGINIEEQKRLAGVAVDIVMDSVSVKTTFQATLKEKGIIFCSISEAIKEYPELVQKYIGKVVPRGDNFYAALNSAVFSDGSFCYIPKGVKCPMELSTYFRINQAGTGQFERTLVIADEGSYVSYLEGCTAPARDENQLHAAVVELIAMDNAEIKYSTVQNWFPGDENGKGGVYNFVTKRGLCEKNAKISWTQVETGSAVTWKYPSCILKGDNSVGEFYSIAVTNNHQYADTGTKMIHIGKNTKSTIISKGISAGKSNNSYRGLVKVMPSAKGARNFSQCDSLLMGNECGAHTFPYIEIKDPTAQLEHEATTSKIGEDQIFYCNQRGIDTEKAIALIVNGFSKEVLNKLPMEFAIEAQKLLEISLEGSVG
- the sufC gene encoding Fe-S cluster assembly ATPase SufC — its product is MLKINNLHAKIEDGVEILKGINLEIKPGEVHAIMGPNGAGKSTLSSVIAGKEDYEVTDGEILFEGEDIIEDAPEERAHKGIFLSFQYPVEIPGVTVTNFIKAALNETRKANGLEDMPAKEMLALVREKSELLGIKKDFLSRSLNEGFSGGEKKRNEIFQMMMLNPKLAILDETDSGLDIDALRIVADGVNAFKNEGNAVLLITHYQRLLNYIQPDFVHVLADGKIIKTGDKSLALELEEKGYDWLLK
- the sufD gene encoding Fe-S cluster assembly protein SufD, producing the protein MSLFEQIELQKASLSRSKLQALEQFLSAGFPTKKDEEYKYTNLKEIVEKDYNFSASEHHSISKKQLDELHLGEEHFDFIVFVNGKLHKELSNISVENAEFLTLNYALSHESYSEIIKNHFNTIANQDLAFCNLNEALHENGFFLLVPKNVVIEKPIHVFYLSQSQEQNTFYNTRNLLVVEEGAKVEVIESHHNFDETYVFTNSVTEIFAGKNAKADWHKLQNDSDTSYLVDHTFAKQERDSLATVNTFSFGGKLVRNNLDFIHNGENINSFMNGITIIGGEQLVDHHTAVHHNQPNCESYQNYKGVFKDKAHGVFNGKVFVDKIAQKTNAYQQNNNILLDEGATIDTKPQLEIFADDVKCSHGCTVGQLNEDALFYLRARGISKKEAQALLLYAFANDAMQNIDIEPLKLKISKLLAEKLEVEIAFEDLD